A region from the Arvicola amphibius chromosome 12, mArvAmp1.2, whole genome shotgun sequence genome encodes:
- the Gpa33 gene encoding cell surface A33 antigen — protein sequence MECPHITVIDRPDSKGETPLREKSVFWVAVDAISVETTQDVLRAARGKSVTLPCTYSTSTSERSGLIQWDKLLRTETERVVTWQFSNKQYIYGTRYENRVLMSNDVDRSDASITIDQLTMDDNGTYECSVSLMSDLVGTTKSRVRLLVLVPPSKPDCGIIGETVIGNNINLTCRSAEGSPSPQYSWKSYNAQNQERPLTQPASGQPLLLKNITTEMAGYYVCTSSNEVGVESCNITVAPRQPSMNVALYAGIAGGVFVALIVIGIIVYCCCCRDKDEKAEVMEDARPNRAAYQEPQEQRREVSRVREDNDYKNEDRRSSEHSSLDQPFK from the exons TCTGGGTGGCTGTCGATGCTATTTCTGTGGAAACTACACAGGATGTTCTTCGGGCTGCTCGAGGCAAGAGTGTCACCCTCCCGTGTACCTACAGCACCTCCACTTCAGAACGAAGTGGACTTATTCAGTGGGATAAGCTTCTCAGGACTGAAACG gaAAGAGTAGTCACTTGGCAGTTTTCGAATAAACAGTACATCTATGGGACCCGTTATGAGAACCGTGTGCTAATGTCCAATGACGTTGACCGCTCAGATGCCTCCATCACCATTGACCAACTGACCATGGATGACAATGGCACCTACGAGTGCTCCGTCTCACTGATGTCAGATCTAGTTGGTACCACCAAGTCTCGAGTCCGCCTCTTAGTCCTCG TGCCACCCTCCAAGCCAGACTGCGGCATCATAGGGGAGACGGTGATTGGGAACAACATCAATCTGACGTGCCGGTCTGCAGAGGGCTCTCCGAGCCCACAGTACAGCTGGAAGAGCTACAATGCCCAGAACCAGGAGCGGCCGCTCACCCAACCAG CCTCAGGCCAGCCGTTGCTTTTGAAGAACATCACCACGGAAATGGCAGGCTACTACGTCTGCACTTCCAGCAACGAAGTGGGAGTGGAGTCCTGCAACATCACGGTGGCTCCCAGACAGC CTTCCATGAACGTTGCGCTGTATGCGGGCATCGCGGGAGGGGTGTTCGTGGCCCTCATCGTCATTGGCATCATCgtctactgctgctgctgccgggACAAGGATGAAAAGGCCGAGGTCATGGAGGACGCGAGGCC GAACCGAGCTGCTTACCAAGAGCCCCAAGAGCAGCGGAGAGAAGTTTCCAGAGTGAGGGAAGACAATGACTACAAGAATGAGGACCGGAGGAGTTCAGAGCATAGCTCTCTAGACCAGCCCTTCAAGTGA